One Meiothermus sp. CFH 77666 genomic window carries:
- the trmD gene encoding tRNA (guanosine(37)-N1)-methyltransferase TrmD, translated as MKYTILTLFPDLIRPWTEESIVQKAIQKGLIEVDIQDIRAYTEDKHKTVDDTPYGGGAGMVMRVDVVVRALEAAGPADERILLSPAGAPFTQRMAEELAQKSHLVLLCGRYEGIDARVERFVTREVSIGDYVLMGGELGALVILEATARLIPGVIKEAESHQQDSFSTGLLDYPHYTRPPEFRGLCVPEILTSGHHAKIAEWRRKQALKRTKERRPDLLEKAELTAKDLVWLEE; from the coding sequence ATGAAATATACCATCCTGACCCTTTTCCCCGACCTGATTCGCCCCTGGACGGAAGAATCCATTGTTCAGAAGGCCATCCAGAAGGGCCTGATCGAGGTGGATATCCAGGACATCCGGGCCTATACCGAAGACAAACACAAAACCGTGGACGACACCCCCTATGGCGGGGGGGCCGGTATGGTGATGCGGGTGGATGTGGTGGTGCGGGCCCTCGAGGCCGCCGGGCCTGCCGACGAGCGCATCCTGCTGAGCCCTGCCGGAGCGCCCTTTACCCAGCGCATGGCCGAGGAGCTGGCCCAGAAGTCGCACCTGGTGCTTTTGTGTGGGCGCTACGAGGGAATAGACGCCCGGGTAGAGCGCTTCGTGACCCGCGAGGTTTCCATAGGCGACTACGTGCTGATGGGCGGGGAGCTGGGGGCGCTGGTCATCCTGGAAGCCACCGCCCGCCTGATTCCGGGCGTTATCAAGGAAGCTGAAAGCCACCAGCAGGACTCCTTTTCTACCGGCCTGCTGGACTACCCCCACTACACCCGCCCGCCGGAGTTTCGGGGCCTGTGCGTACCGGAAATCCTTACCTCGGGCCACCACGCCAAAATTGCCGAATGGCGGCGCAAGCAAGCCCTCAAGCGAACCAAGGAACGCCGACCCGACCTGCTGGAAAAAGCCGAGCTAACTGCAAAGGATTTGGTCTGGCTCGAGGAGTAA